The sequence TTGGTGCAAAGATTTAGCCCTAAAAACAATTTTAACGTGGCTTAATATTGCTCGGTGAATTCCAgcgtccaataattattatataattatagtgcaataaaaataatattaatgattacgtataattattatgccacgcccacacacacaggttgaagATTAAACCGGACATAGTGTCAGATATCTAACCATGCAGCTAGCATACTTGTAGTGATATATATGTGTCTCTCCCCTgccctaaccacaccccctcacacacgtgCAGGTGTTGGTAAGTCCACCCTCCTCCGCTCTATGGCGTGTCGTGAGCTGCGTCTACCAGCTGGTGTGAGTGTACTAcacgtggagcaagaggtcacCGGGGACAACACACTAGCGCTGGATAGTGTACTCGAGTGTGATACTGAGAGAGTGCAGCTGCTCGCTAGAGATGGGGAGCTACTGGCCTCAGGGGACAAGGACACAGCAGCAGGCAGGTCTGTGTACCAggaatggggggggggggtgtttTAAGTATAGTAAAATTACAATACTGaaaaataaaatgttattacCAAATTAGtatccagctataattatggttatcagtgtgtaggtgtcctagtgtgtagtgtactgtgtgtttgaCTGCTAGTGAGCATTCGTATGATtatggtttgtgtgtatattttcAGTCACTTATTTTCAGTACTTTATTTACCTTTCATCTGCCCCTCCCTCTGTATGTGTAGCGCTTCTGATGAGCTGGCTGAGGTATACCTTCCACTACAGGAGATAGACGCTGACAAAGCACCAGCAAGGTAACTGTACCCAGTAGATCAAGTACCATCTTACACACTgtgctcactcactcactcacagagCTGGCTGTATTCTGGCTGGTctggggttcactccacaGAAGAATGAGATTTTATCTGGCTAAGACACTATTTGCAACGTAAGCAGTTTTTGAGAGACGGAAGTGCTGACATTAATTAATCTTCTGTTTTCTAGGGGAAGGTATGGGTgttttttcagaatcaggcctgttttcagagctgtcttttagctgccataatttgaattccgtggatacaatttcaatgattttctgattttctgaaagcttagaaagagacctttcaaatggtgtcatcaaagtttatatttgagagataaaagtatttgccaatttggccataccatgaagaatagcccatggtccaaggccgaaaaattacaaattacatctttcaaatggtgtcatcaaagtttatatttgagagataaaagtatttgccaatttggccataccatgaagaatagcccatggtccaaggccgaaaaattacAAATTAGGGCTCCAACGAAATGTCGTatcgaaacacatcatttatttctaagctttcagaaaatcataatgttttgacattggatcaacatTAATGCCATGCATTGAAGAATCAGGTttgtttttagagctatcttttagaggccataacttgtgttaggaacGTCCTATTTAAAAAACTCAAAGACGaattctgtagctctgagAAGACACTATTGTATACAATTAAAGTGTCTTAAAACCGCTAATTGCTCGCAGTGCCAAAGCTGACTAATTTGTGTGTCCTATGCTGTAGATGTGGGAACACGGAACCATCGTcggttgtgtgcagtgtattatAGTCGTACCCCCAGGTTTGAAGTGATCCGTGGACTACTGGACTGTGtcatgcagctgctggagGTGTCCTTCACCAAAGATGGCAGTGGATACTTCCTCAATGCAGCTGAAGGTGAGGGTTGCATAAGcacagctgtgtatgtgtgttagggacttgtgaaggaactactgtatatgcattcaTTCCAGTTTGTTGGGAATTAGTGGCCTTGAGTTTTTGAAGTGTACGTGTTGGGAAGATTATTTTGTCAGAAAATTAATTCCTACAACTACACTTGCTCACTGCCCACACTTCTGCACTGCTTGTGTTTACCGCCCCCTCCTCtgcacacactccacagactCTACCTATTTCCCGGACCGTTGTGCAGAGGTGTCTGTACGTGGGAAGGTGATCGGGAAACTGGGCGTGCTCCATCCTGGTATGTCTGTTGTGcagctctagtgtgtgtgagactgGGAGGTGTGTCTGGTGCAGCTGTTCTCACGGCCTCCTCCAACCAGTACCTGCCCTCCGTACTCTCCAGGGAGAACCTATTTCCTCAGGTTAGTATGTGTTTCATCATGACCTCCTTGACAGTATGTACCCAGGTGTGTGTTTAGAGTCAATACTGCAaggtcatgtactgtacataattatgtcatgtacatataattatagcctggatCCCAGGGTAGGCCGGTGAACGAGGTAATCCTTTTGTTTGTAGTTAGTGTGCTTTAGTAACCATTAAAGATCTAACATACTCTTCTTGAGGGGAGGGGTAGttaaacacattattttagtaccgttgatccaatgtcaaaatttatCGTATTTTTCGGCATTGGACCATcagctattatccatggttgTGTCCAAATTAGTTTTGTAGCTCAAAataatatgaactttgatggcaagatttgaaaggtataattattatcttgtTGAAATTGAATGCCCAAATTAAGATCGTTCTATTGTTTGATGTAGTAGTGAGATGAGCAAAATGTAACCCACGTGACAACGTTAGAATCTTTATCTCCATTTTGAAGATGTTCTTTCTTTGCAGCTAATTTAATACCATGACGATTATAGGCTCATGTGATTCCCATATCTgggtatcataattattagcttgtacatgtagctacatgtacaatcagtgTAAGATCTAACCTCGGTTCTAATTATtagtatgtatgtgtgtgtgtgtgggttgtaGTACGTGATCTATGAAGTGGGAAGAAGGGGAAAGCATGGAATTAGAATGGGAAATTATTGGTCATACATTTTTTGTTGATTTTTGGTATTCCTTAGAATTTAGGAGGTAAAAATTAATTTCTGGTGGTTTCGTGTAGTTGATGTTCTATATCTTGAGTTGGTGTTGTTGTGTTAATCTGTACGTACGTTGGTCACAGAGTACAAGAGAGCATTGTTGTATGTAGTCGTCCGTATCTATGCCAAGATTTGTGTCTGCTGGTTTATGCTGGTTTATGGAGATTTCGGTTCTTTGTTGTTTAATTTTGGCGAGGGCATATCGTGTGTTTGTTAAGGTTGGATGTTGTTTGGTTAAATATGAGTAGTTTTTGTCCAATTCTGTTTGAGTGTAGGTTATATAATTCAATTTCAGTTCATTCGTCTGTAATTTATTATGGTCTATCTGTAAGAGGTTGTTCTCTTTTGAAGTGGTCTCAGGCTGCTTGTATGGGCATTGGGTTGTGATGGACAATGAGCACTTGGAAATAATTACCTGGTGTTGATTGTTTCGTCTCTGTCTCGCTGGGTATCTCCTGGTGCGTTGTTGAGCTTGTATATATTGCTCATCCCTTCAACACTGGATTATTGTCATTAGCAACAAAAGTTTTGATACGAAAATATCCCGACCACAAGAGAAGGCcggtggtgtgagtgggtggggcaatgGAGTCCACTCAACCATGCATCTCATGGACCCAATTAAGAGtgttctaacataattatacacgtagaGATTATCAtccgtatgtatgtatgtatgtatatgaaAAAGATTGATTTTATTAATCTATGGTGTGAATCAATCTCAAACTTAGCCAGTGTATATTTGGATGGGCTGTACCAAAATCGCATGGACCCAAAAATGTGGACAGTGCAGAAAGTGATCCACAGAGAATCAGAGGATTATTTGCCCATGCACACAAGGAAACTATGACCTCAGTAGTGGGCGTACAATGTTATACTACTGTAACAATAACAATAGTAATGGTCCATATTCGTAcaaatgtataataatacttgTCCTACATACAATATAGAATTGTACGTTTGTATGGAACATTAATCACTACTATTGATCAATGCTgttgttgtgcatgcatcacCTGACCTGTCACTGTGAGAGCTGTGAGTCTATAGCTGCTTTTGCCAAGCTTTGAGCTTTTCTTTCTACTACTAAACACTTTTCTAAAGGTGAGcataattactgtacatgttctgATACATTCGTTTGTAGTTTTCGTTGCTTGAATTCTttgttataaattatacagctTGACACGCCCCCTTTTTAGCCTATTGTTATCCTTTTCTCAGTTTTGTGTCAATGGCTGAGAGGCCGAGTGCTGCTCAAGAAGCTCTCTCCAAAGTGGAGGACCAACTGTCATGCCTAGTCTGTCTGAAGCCCTACACCAACCCTCGACTGCTCTCCTGTTTCCACGTCTACTGTCAAcattgtctcgaggatataGTTGCCCACAATCGACAAGGCCAGCTGGAATGCCCCAAGTGTCGCCGGCCCacccccctaccccccactgGTGTGAGTGGCCTCCAGGCTGCCTTCAATATACACCATCTCTTTGACATCCAAGAAACACTCAAGAAGGTTAAAGAGCCTCAGAAATTGGCTTGTGAGAAATGCTCCAAAACGACTCGTAAAGCCACCAGCTTTTGCCGACAATGCACCAAGTTCATCTGCGATCTGTGTACGAACATACACAAAGAATACGAAGAGTTCGAAGGTCATGAAGTCGTTACTATCGAAAAAGTTGAGGGTGATTTGATTCGCTTGGTCTCCCCAAAGAAGACGTCCTCTCGCTGCCCTAAACACGACGACATAATGAGACTTTATTGCGAAACTTGTGGAGAAGTGATTTGTATCAATTGCACCGTCCAAATACACAAAGACCACAAGTACTGTGTGATTGCCGACACCTTTGAGAGCCACAAGAAAGAGATCCTGGACTCCCTAGGACCCGTTGAGAAACAGCTAGAGGCCACCGACACAGCTCTCGTCAATCTGGAAGGACGACATGCCGAAATTATTGAACACGGAGGAAAAATTGCGACCAATGTCCACTCGAAATTCGATGAGCTCCATCAAGCTCTGTATGCTCTTGAGGGGGAGCTTATGGCGGAGTTggaaggccacacccaacaaCAGCTCAAGAGCCTCTCTGCTCAGCGAGAGGAGGTGGAGATCCTCCAAACCCAACGTAGCAGCTGCCTGCATTTTGTGAGGGAGATCATTCGTACCGGGTCTCCAGGAGACGTGCTCAAGATGAAGCAAGGTGTGGTGAAGCAAGTGAGAGAGCTGGTGGacacctttgaccccaacaCCCTAGAGCCTCGTGAGACAACCAACACCTGTTTTGTGCCTTCTGCTCAGCTAGTCAAAGATTGCAAAGAATTTGGAGCCATCGGTATACCATCAGTAACTGTCACCCCTACAAAAAGACTCGACAAAACCAGAGTACAAGGATCCACTAGTCTTCGATTTTCAAACACAAATCATCCACTGATCCAAATTCCATCCTTGAACATTAAAGCCGAACTTATATCGAAATCAACGAATCAGACGACAAACTGTGTTGTGAAGGAACGAGGGAAGGGAGAGTACGAGATCTCCTACCAGCCAACAGTGGGCGGGGCCAGCGAGCTGATcgtgagagtgggtggagaggaGGTGGCAGGAAGTCCATTCCCTGTAGCAGTCAAGACTCCGATCGATAAACTAGGAACTGTTATCAAGACTATCAATGATCTCAAGAAACCTCATGGAGTGGCACTCAACCAAGCTAGGGAGATAATTGTGCCTGAACAGGGTGCTGGTATTGTCTCGATATTTAGCCCCACAGGAGACAAGCTGCGAACATTAGACACTCGAGGCACAGCTGTTGGGAAGATGAAGAATCCTTGTGGTGTGGCAGTGGACGGTGATGACAATATTCTGGTGGTGGACGGTGGTAATTATCGACTGTTGAAGTTCTCACGTGGAGGAGACATGATAGCAGCAGTTGGTAGTCATGGCGATGGTCCAGGACAGTTTAACTATCCGAATTGTGTTTGTGTCAACAGTGTCAATGGGAAGGTGTATACGTATGTGGTTGATAACGGTGCTCACTGTGTTCATATTTTCAACTCTGACCTCACCTTCTCCAGCAAGTTCGGCAGTAAAGGCAGTGGTAATGGACAGTTTAATCGTCCCTGGGACGTTGCATCCGATCGTagtggttgtgtgtatgtggctgATGCTGGTAATACTCGAGTGCAAGTCTTCACACCCGATGGTGGCTATCTGAGGCAGTTTGGGAAGAAAGGCGGTGGAAATGGAGAACTTTACTACCCTGCCTGCATCTGTGTGGACTGTGATGATCTGGTGTATGTGGCGGAGTATGGGAACAAGCGTGTCTCAGTGTTCACGTATGAGGGAGTGTTTCTCAAGTCGTTTGTATCACCTGGATCTGGACCAGGACAGTTCAACAGTCCTTATGGAATAGCAGTAGAccagtgtggtgtggtgtatgtgtgtgataATGGCAACAATAGAGTGCAAATATTTTCCTAGtttatttttgttattttgttaattaaATTTTGTTGAGTTATTGTAACATTGCTAATGAATATTGAAATTGAAACCAGTGAATTCTTTGCCCATGCTGtccctgtgtacgtgtgtactgaGTCTCTCCTGTTATAGTCGTACCTTTAGTATCGTAcctcaccccaccccctctgcTGCAGGGTCTCCATGGTGACATGGTGTGAGGGAGAGAGCGTGACAAGGGGTGGAGCCTGATATCATCAAGCTACTAGTCATTGAGAACATGATGCTACAACCCTCCATGGATGTGTACATTCTGCCACTGCCACCCACAGAGGTCAAGGGTCACCGGACTAGAAGCCATAATACAAGACATCAGTTTTCTActaaattattgtgtgtgggtggtgtgggtggtgtgggtgggtgtggtgtgtggatcATTGTCTCCTTGCTAAATAATACACAGAGCTACATTTGTCCTTGCAGAATCTCTTGTGCCGAGCCAGTTTCCATGACGATACGACTAGTGATTGGTCATATGCCAGACTTCCCTCTATTGACTCAGACCAACAATCACAATATttagtctatatatatacgattTTGTCAAACAACTATATATTTTTTCGATGTCTTAATTGTGTTTGTCTGCAGTTTCCTGTGTGGCCTTTGAACCAAAATTGAAATAATTAACGCTGTATGGGGCGTTTGAAAACTTCACATCGCTGCAATGGACGTGGTGatcgtccaatcagaatgctCTACCCACCCCCCGACCTCCTCACTACAACACAAGGACTTAGATAGTAAGTGTGTCTTTGAGGGGGACAACTTTTGCCACTGATTTTAGCATACCATTACTTTGATAGAACTTCCTATAAgagttacatgtgtacagtggtggCTGTACGACTTTGAGAGCCCGTAACTTGAATTTTGGTAGTCTGATTTCAATTCTGAAAGTTAAATGGAGTTCATTCATTTGGCCATAATAGTTGGCCAGATTTCAGCTAAATACCATGGACTACAGTCCTGGTCTTTTTCTGACATTTTGTTGCTCATAATAAGGGGGTTGATTGTGCTATTTTATAGAGTATTAGCTTTCATAAAACCACAAAaccattgaaattggaccacCTAAACATTTCTAGTATCATAATTAAGCTAGGTAGTGTGTGGAATTGTGTCTGACTGCAATGTGTATActagcagggtttcatctagtgggggggggggctgggaTGAACCTTCCTCCCCAAAATACTCATCTTCCCCccaaatgtgtgtataataatgacatcatcacattagtactgtctatgatgtgcaatatgtaactatagATCTTCTGTGATGCACTAAGAGTGGGCGTAGCTCGTGGAGGGGTAAGGCTGGCAGTGGGCGTAGCTGGTGGAGGGGTAGGGCTGGCAGTGGGCGTAGCTGGTGGAGGGGTAGGGCTGGCAATGGGCGTAGCTCGTGGAGGGGTAAGGCTGGCAGTGGGCGTAGCTGGTGGAGGGGTAAGGCTGGCAATGGGCGTAGCTGGTGGAGGGGTAGGGCTGGCAGTGGGCGTAGCTGGTGGAGGGGTAAGGCTGGCAGTGGGCGTAGCTGGTGGAGGGGTAAGGCTGGCAGTGGGCGTAGCTCGTGGAGGGGTAAGGCTGGCAGTGGGCGTAGCTGGTGGAGGGGTAGGGCTGGCAGATGAGAGACATGTaataaggggtgtggtcaacaaatgtgggagtggccaaacattatGCGGTATATGCGTAAACCTTCCCCCCTAACTTTTAATCCTGACTAGTACCcagtacactgtatacataattatgtgttattATACTCACATCATGCATACTACTATctactccccccacacacacacacacacacacacacgcagcgATAATATTCTCCCGGAGTCAATTTCTTTCTTCTCTACTCCTTCGCAATCCACCAGAATTGACTTCTACTGTTCTTCAATTACCCTCTAAACAAGGGCGCCCTCACTATAACCCACGGCTCTGCTGATAATGTCATTGAGTTACTTGACTGTTTGCAGCACCCAGACACTGGTGAGGTTCATGACCTCCCGACCCTCATAACCAAGCACCAGGTGGTGGAGATCAACGACCCAGTGCAAGTGACCCTCAAACACCTCGTCATTCTCTGGGACCCCCAAACAGACTTCAAATACCAGCACCAATTGAATGTgagtgtgctagctagcttgttgagagctaaacctgtgtagggtaccagctacataggcttgtacatggcttgtaataccgtatagcgggtaatttccgtAAGGTGAAAATTTGTTCAACTCGAAAGCGGTGATTTTCGTTTGTCtgcaacctactggttttactaaataattatgaacaattATAGGGATCTcctttattaattttgtttcagATACAGCGACTTTTCGATTGCGAATTGCGAACATCGTAGCAATCTAGTCGAAAGTAACGATTTAGATTGGATATGCAATTCCCATACTTtgaatgcaataattattatagttacaatgcaatcaagcttgtacagtgtcattcacaatccattaacctctcattggatagtactgtccctattcctgtgttgtacactactgtctatttaattgtagattgtgttATTTATGTTTATGTGATCAATTTCCTGAACCAACtttccctccccccacagtctcgtgcatggacaaagatgatgtgtacagttttggagtgcttgcttgtgaagtggtgaATGCCAGATTTCTTGAAGCTGCTGTATTTCTTGGTCTGCTATTgagtatggaaggtgtatggcgggagctccacccactcatcacctcctgtgtctctcactcccctcaggacagaccctccatggacactgtgctacaccacatcaaacaattgaACTCTGAGTCTTAGCATTGGTGCATGAGTgttttattattaatttgtaaATAGAGATTTCTTATTCTGCAAAcaaagtgggggaggggctgctcaagatgagggggtgttgcATGGGGTCAGAGATCAGAAAGCCATGTGGACTCACTGAAAGCTATAAACTACATGAACTATCTCTCCTATACTACTAGATATCAAGATGAAGGCAGCCTTGATAGCAGCCACGGTCCTCACACTTGTCTGCTTCCTTCATAAAGCCAGCTCTCTGGGGAAGCATGTCCCCTCCAGCACTGGAGTCAAGGTCAACTTCACTCTGAGCTCCCCTCAAGGTTGCTTCTCTTGGtcagtgtacctactgtgtgtgtgtgtaggggagaGGGGATACTGGTGCAAGCTGTGACCCTGAGTTACAGTCAATAGTTAATTAAGCTTTAGGTCTAAAAATAATTTTAACATGGCTTAATATTGCTCGGTGAATTCCAGCGTCCAGTAGTTATAGTGCACTGCAATAAATATTAATGATTATTATgccacccacactcacactccacacacacacacacacacacacacaggttgaccacacacacaggttgagcaCTAAACCGGACATAGTGTCAGTGAAGCCGCTGTATTTAATTTGGAGGAGGAGCCTGGATGCTCTCGGGAGGTAGAGCTCACGGCTCAGTCCACTCAGCCAATCCGATTGAGCAGCATCATCATCGATGAGGATATCAGTGAGAAGTGGTTAACTTACTTTAAAACTGTATGCCAAACTAACCGTactgaaaataataattatgacaaacaAACGGCCTGTTGGGACAAATGGTAGCCTAGGGACTCGGCTAATTAGAGTGAGTTTAGGTCTCTCAAGTATTTACACACAATATGTTGGGAGCTACATAAATCGACCATTCTACCAGGTAGCTATACTGGAACAGGGAGAAGAACACAAGGCATTATTAGTCTTTGGTCCTTTTTATTATGTTAATTGGTGGCTGTGATTATTATGCTCTCCGTCTCATGATGCATTGAGCACCTCTCCACAGAAGAAATGGATGGTCAGAACTCTCTATTGAACATGAAAATAGAAACTGTTTCATACTGCTGAATAGTAGTATTCATTTGTAAGAACAGAAATCTAACCATGCAGTTAGCATACTTGTAGTGATACACGTGTGTCTCTCCCCTGCCCTaatcacacaccctcacacacgtgCAGGTGTTGGCAAGTCCACCCTCCTCCGCTCTATGGCGTGTCGTGAGCTGCGTCTACCAGCTGGTGTGAGTGTACTAcacgtggagcaagaggtcacCGGGGACAACACACTAGCACTGGATAGTGTACTCGAGTGTGACACTGAGAGAGTGCAGCTGCTCGCTAGAGAGGGGGAGCTACTGTCCTCAGAGGACAAGGACACAGCAGCAGGCAGGTCTGTGTaccaggggggggggtgtttTAAGTATAGGAAAATTACAATGATGAAAAATAGtatccagctataattatggttaccagtgtgtaggtgtcctagtgtgtagtgtactgtgtgtttgaCTGCTAGTGAGCATTCGTATGATtatggtttgtgtgtatattttcAGTACTTATTTTCAGTACTTTATTTACCTTTCATCTGCCCCTCCCTCTGTATGTGTAGCGCTTCTGATGAGCTGGCTGAGGTATACCTTCCACTACAGGAGATAGACGCTGACAAAGCACCAGCAAGGTAACTGTACCCAGTAGATCAAGTACCATCTTACACACTGtgctcactcactcacagagCTGGCTGTATTCTGGCTGGTctggggttcactccacaGAAGAATGAGATTTTATCTGGCCAGGACACTGTTTGCAAGGTAAGCAGTTTTTGAGAGACGGAAGTGCTGACATTAATTAATCTTCTGTTTTCTAGGGGAAGGCGTGAGTgttttttcagaatcaggcctgttttcagagctatcttttagctgccataacttgaattccgtggatacaatttcaatgtattttctgaaagcttagaaagagacttgtcatcaaagtttatatttgagagataaaagtatttgccaatttggccataccatgaataatagcccatggtccaaggcagAAAATTACAAATTGCCCCCAACAAAATTTCGGatcgaaacacatcatttgaaaggtctctttctaagctttcagaaaatcataatatttttgacattggatcaacggtattaaagtaatggctgttgaaaaatcaggtttgtttttagagctatcttttagaggccataacttgtgttaggaacGTCCTATTTAACAAGCTCAAAgacgcattctgtagctctgagaaagcactattgtatacaattaaagtgtgttaAAACCGCTAATTGCTCGCAGTGCCAAAGCTCACTAATTTGTGTGTCCTATGCTGTAGATGTGGGAACACGGAACCATCGTcggttgtgtgcagtgtattatAGTCGTACCCCCGGGTTTGAAGTGATCCATGGACTACTGGACCGTGtcatgcagctgctggagGTGTCCTTCACCAAAGATGGCAGTGGATACTTCCTCAAGGCAGCTGAAGGTGAGGGTTGCATAAGcacagctgtgtatgtgtgttagggATTTGTGAAGGaactactgtatatgcattcagTCCAGTTTGTTGGGAATTAGTGGCCTTGAAGTTTTTTGAAGTGTATGTGTTGGAAAGATTATTTTGTCAGAAAATTAATTCCTACAACTACCTCACTGCCCACACTTTTGCACTACTTGTGTTTACCGCCCcctcccctgcacacacacttcacagaCTTTACCTATTTCCCGGGCCGTTGTGCagaggtgtgtgtacgtgggaAGGTGATCAGGAAACTGGGCGTGCTCCATCctggtgtgtctgttgtgcatttctagtgtgtgtgagacaGGGAGGTGTGTCTGGTGCAGCTGTTCTCACGGCCTCCTCCAACCAGTACCTGCCCTCCGTACTCTCCAGGGAGAACCTATCTCctcaggttagtgtgtgttcatcatgacctccttgacagtatgtacccaggtgtgtgtttagggtcaatactgcaaggtcatgtactgtacataattatgtcatgtacatataattatagcctggatCCCAGGGTAGGCCggtgaacgaggctagtacatatAATCCTTTTGATTGTAGTTAGGGTGCTTTAGTAACCATTAAAGATCTAACGTACTCTTCTTGAGGGGAGGGGTAGTTAATTATtttaaacagccataactttagtaccgttgatccaatgtcattATTTGCTTAAAGCgactttcaaatgatgtgctTGGAaacatttgaaaggtatatcACACAGAatatcagaaaatcgttgaaattgaatGCCCAAAGATCGTACTATTGTAGTCAGAAGAGCAAAATGTAACCCACGTGATAACGTTAGAATTTTTCTCTCCATTTTGAGGATGTTCTTTCTTTGCAGCTAATTTTAATACCATGACGATATTGTGTTTAGGCTCATGTGATTCCCATATCTGGGTATCATCTTACGTTTaggtgttttgtggcttgtagctacatgtacaatcagtgTAGCCTTTGTTCTGACAATGTGGATTTGCTAattacttgtgtgtgtgtgtgtttggaaagGGGGTATGTAACCTTGgttgcaggggcgtagccaggattttgaggATGGGGTGCTACCACGACGAAAGAGGGCGCGGAGCGCCGAAATTtggttgaccggaagccacacctcttattaatgacGTAATAATTAATAGTTGGGCTTAGCCCAATCTTCTATTTGCATAGAGAAGCCTATTTTACTACGAAAGAGAACTAGTCTATAGATCTAAGCCAGAATGTTTAAAGACCAAttcgttttgcttgcctactagctagctaactgcagcaagatctggaagagaagggggtgctcagctagacaatCAGGTACACTTTGTGTACAATCTCAGATAGAAGGGAGTGCTTGAGCACCATGAGCCCCCCCTGTCTACGCCCCTGGGTTGGATTTGCCATTAGTCCATAATgaaaagtctatttgtgttgagtttcaccttcataaagttaactttgtcatacttcactgaaattcaaagtttcatata comes from Halichondria panicea chromosome 3, odHalPani1.1, whole genome shotgun sequence and encodes:
- the LOC135333366 gene encoding ATP-binding cassette sub-family F member 3-like isoform X2; the protein is MACRELRLPAGVSVLHVEQEVTGDNTLALDSVLECDTERVQLLARDGELLASGDKDTAAGSASDELAEVYLPLQEIDADKAPARAGCILAGLGFTPQKNEILSG
- the LOC135333308 gene encoding E3 ubiquitin-protein ligase TRIM71-like, whose product is MAERPSAAQEALSKVEDQLSCLVCLKPYTNPRLLSCFHVYCQHCLEDIVAHNRQGQLECPKCRRPTPLPPTGVSGLQAAFNIHHLFDIQETLKKVKEPQKLACEKCSKTTRKATSFCRQCTKFICDLCTNIHKEYEEFEGHEVVTIEKVEGDLIRLVSPKKTSSRCPKHDDIMRLYCETCGEVICINCTVQIHKDHKYCVIADTFESHKKEILDSLGPVEKQLEATDTALVNLEGRHAEIIEHGGKIATNVHSKFDELHQALYALEGELMAELEGHTQQQLKSLSAQREEVEILQTQRSSCLHFVREIIRTGSPGDVLKMKQGVVKQVRELVDTFDPNTLEPRETTNTCFVPSAQLVKDCKEFGAIGIPSVTVTPTKRLDKTRVQGSTSLRFSNTNHPLIQIPSLNIKAELISKSTNQTTNCVVKERGKGEYEISYQPTVGGASELIVRVGGEEVAGSPFPVAVKTPIDKLGTVIKTINDLKKPHGVALNQAREIIVPEQGAGIVSIFSPTGDKLRTLDTRGTAVGKMKNPCGVAVDGDDNILVVDGGNYRLLKFSRGGDMIAAVGSHGDGPGQFNYPNCVCVNSVNGKVYTYVVDNGAHCVHIFNSDLTFSSKFGSKGSGNGQFNRPWDVASDRSGCVYVADAGNTRVQVFTPDGGYLRQFGKKGGGNGELYYPACICVDCDDLVYVAEYGNKRVSVFTYEGVFLKSFVSPGSGPGQFNSPYGIAVDQCGVVYVCDNGNNRVQIFS
- the LOC135333366 gene encoding ATP-binding cassette sub-family F member 3-like isoform X1, translated to MACRELRLPAGVSVLHVEQEVTGDNTLALDSVLECDTERVQLLAREGELLSSEDKDTAAGSASDELAEVYLPLQEIDADKAPARAGCILAGLGFTPQKNEILSGQDTVCKMWEHGTIVGCVQCIIVVPPGLK